A section of the Mycobacterium sp. 3519A genome encodes:
- the efeO gene encoding iron uptake system protein EfeO, with product MKLHSSLAVATAALAGLALTSCQAKEEAAPAEPGKSAPSEITVTASDTACELSGTEASTGPSTFVISNNGNKVTEFYVYGEGERVMGEVENISPGLQRKLIVQLAEPGTYQTACKPGMVGDGIRADFKVTGDAVKVDEAGKFKEASDGYKRYVNSQTDALIAATQVFVDAVKKRDVNAAKAQYPVARTYYERIEPVAESFPDDLDPRIDLREADLEPGQKWTGFHRLEKDLWVTGLQPDSNAMADQLMADVKELDNGVKAPTYKIDSTQIAGGAQGLLDEVSSSKITGEEDIFSHTDLWDFKANVEGSQTAVASVRPILDERNADLGKKVDRRFAEVEALLENYRQGDGFISYDKVTEPQRQELSRAIDALSKEVSQVQGVVAPQ from the coding sequence GTGAAGCTTCATTCGTCCCTTGCTGTCGCAACGGCTGCGCTGGCGGGTCTGGCACTGACGAGCTGCCAGGCGAAAGAAGAGGCGGCCCCGGCCGAGCCGGGTAAGAGCGCGCCGTCGGAGATCACGGTCACCGCGTCGGACACCGCATGCGAGTTGTCGGGCACCGAAGCTTCCACCGGGCCAAGCACATTCGTCATCTCCAACAACGGCAACAAGGTCACCGAGTTCTACGTCTACGGCGAGGGCGAGCGGGTGATGGGCGAGGTCGAGAACATCTCCCCCGGCCTGCAGCGCAAGCTGATCGTCCAGCTGGCCGAGCCAGGCACCTATCAGACGGCCTGCAAGCCGGGCATGGTCGGCGACGGCATCCGCGCCGACTTCAAGGTCACAGGTGACGCGGTCAAGGTCGACGAAGCGGGCAAGTTCAAGGAGGCGTCGGACGGCTACAAGCGGTATGTGAACAGCCAGACCGATGCGCTGATCGCCGCCACGCAGGTGTTCGTCGACGCGGTGAAGAAGCGCGACGTCAACGCGGCCAAGGCGCAATACCCCGTCGCGCGTACCTATTACGAGCGCATCGAGCCGGTCGCCGAGTCCTTCCCCGATGATCTCGACCCGCGCATCGACCTCCGCGAGGCCGACCTGGAGCCGGGTCAGAAGTGGACCGGCTTCCACCGGTTGGAGAAGGACTTGTGGGTCACCGGGCTGCAACCGGACAGCAACGCGATGGCCGACCAGTTGATGGCCGACGTCAAGGAACTCGACAACGGCGTGAAGGCACCCACGTACAAGATCGACTCGACCCAGATCGCCGGTGGCGCACAGGGTCTGCTCGACGAGGTTTCCTCGAGCAAGATCACCGGTGAAGAGGACATCTTCAGCCACACCGACCTGTGGGACTTCAAGGCCAACGTCGAAGGCTCGCAGACCGCGGTCGCCTCGGTGCGGCCGATCCTCGACGAGCGCAACGCCGATCTCGGAAAGAAGGTCGACCGACGGTTCGCCGAAGTCGAGGCGCTGCTCGAAAACTACCGGCAGGGCGACGGATTCATCTCCTACGACAAGGTGACCGAACCGCAGCGCCAGGAGTTGTCGCGGGCGATCGACGCGTTGTCGAAGGAAGTGAGCCAGGTGCAGGGTGTCGTCGCTCCCCAGTGA
- the efeU gene encoding iron uptake transporter permease EfeU, translating into MTAGTDFHVSIQAATPNITSQLFGSGLIGLREGLEAAIVVSILVAFLVKAQRRDALKWVWLGVGAAIVMTVAVFLVIQFGENTISGLAAEAIAGIASLVAVAIVTTMVLWMKRAAASISGELRSDMQRALETGSLAVLALAFLAVGREGVETALFMVGYAEAQTSWPLIGLVIGVLAAAAIAYGMYAGAIRIDLARFFRYTGVFLILVAAGILSYGVGALQTVGWLPGLSAKAFDISTWFNWSSWYGEIVQGVFNITPTPTVLQLLAWLAYLVLVLSIFLRPTGSPAKPDPSDQPLPEPERSTT; encoded by the coding sequence ATGACTGCTGGTACGGACTTCCATGTCAGTATTCAGGCCGCCACACCCAACATCACGTCGCAGCTGTTCGGGAGCGGTTTGATCGGTCTCCGCGAAGGGCTGGAAGCGGCGATCGTCGTCAGCATCCTGGTGGCATTCCTGGTCAAGGCGCAGCGCCGCGACGCGCTCAAATGGGTCTGGCTGGGCGTCGGGGCGGCGATCGTGATGACCGTCGCGGTGTTTCTGGTGATCCAGTTCGGCGAGAACACGATCTCGGGGTTGGCGGCCGAGGCGATCGCAGGCATCGCGTCGCTGGTGGCCGTGGCCATCGTCACGACGATGGTGCTGTGGATGAAGCGGGCGGCCGCCTCGATATCCGGCGAACTGCGCAGCGATATGCAGCGCGCGCTCGAAACCGGGTCGCTGGCGGTGCTTGCGCTGGCGTTCCTGGCGGTGGGCCGCGAGGGCGTCGAGACCGCGCTGTTCATGGTGGGCTACGCCGAGGCGCAGACGTCGTGGCCGCTGATCGGTCTGGTGATCGGGGTGCTGGCCGCAGCGGCGATCGCATACGGCATGTACGCAGGCGCCATCCGCATCGACCTCGCTCGGTTCTTCCGCTACACCGGCGTCTTCCTGATCCTGGTGGCCGCGGGCATCCTGTCGTACGGCGTCGGAGCGCTGCAGACCGTCGGCTGGCTGCCGGGATTGAGCGCCAAGGCTTTTGACATCAGCACCTGGTTCAACTGGTCGTCGTGGTACGGCGAGATCGTGCAGGGCGTCTTCAACATCACGCCGACGCCGACCGTCCTGCAGCTCCTCGCGTGGCTGGCCTACCTGGTCCTCGTGCTGTCGATCTTCCTGCGGCCAACCGGGTCGCCGGCGAAACCCGATCCATCTGACCAACCCCTTCCCGAACCCGAAAGGTCCACCACGTGA
- a CDS encoding lytic transglycosylase domain-containing protein, which translates to MSPVRWLRTVAVIGATVLLMASSCSWQVGTPIPEGVPPPPGDPVPKIDTHAKGRPADQLHDWAAQRAPALGMPVQALEAYAYAARVADVENPDCHMTWTTLAGIGQVESHHGTYHGAVIAPNGDVTPPIRGVRLDGTNGNLEILDNDGVSHDGDAPYARAMGPMQFIPETWKLYGVDANNDGIVSPDNFDDAALSAAGYLCWRGKDLAKPRGWMDALHAYNHSDQYARTVRDWATAYANGHPL; encoded by the coding sequence GTGTCGCCAGTGCGTTGGCTGCGGACTGTCGCGGTGATCGGCGCGACAGTGCTGCTGATGGCCTCCAGCTGCTCTTGGCAGGTGGGCACACCGATCCCCGAAGGCGTGCCGCCGCCGCCGGGCGACCCGGTGCCCAAGATCGACACCCACGCCAAAGGCCGACCCGCCGACCAGCTGCATGATTGGGCGGCGCAGCGCGCGCCCGCGCTGGGCATGCCCGTGCAGGCGCTGGAGGCCTACGCCTACGCCGCGCGGGTGGCCGACGTGGAGAACCCGGACTGCCACATGACCTGGACCACGCTGGCGGGCATCGGCCAGGTGGAAAGTCACCACGGCACCTACCACGGCGCGGTGATCGCGCCGAACGGCGACGTCACGCCGCCGATCCGCGGGGTCCGGTTGGACGGCACCAACGGCAACCTGGAGATCCTCGACAACGACGGCGTCAGCCACGACGGCGACGCGCCGTACGCCAGGGCCATGGGGCCGATGCAGTTTATCCCCGAAACCTGGAAGCTCTACGGCGTCGACGCCAACAACGACGGCATCGTCAGCCCTGACAATTTCGACGACGCCGCGCTGTCCGCGGCGGGCTACCTGTGCTGGCGCGGTAAGGACCTGGCCAAGCCCCGGGGCTGGATGGACGCGTTGCACGCCTACAACCACTCCGACCAGTACGCCCGTACCGTCCGGGACTGGGCGACCGCCTACGCCAACGGACACCCCCTCTGA
- the eno gene encoding phosphopyruvate hydratase, whose product MPIIEQVGAREILDSRGNPTVEVEVALLDGTFARAAVPSGASTGEHEAVELRDGGSRYGGKGVEKAVQAVLDEIAPAVIGLSADDQRLVDQALVDLDGTPDKSRLGANAMLGVSLAVAKGAAESAGLPLFRYVGGPNAHILPVPMMNILNGGAHADTGVDVQEFMVAPIGAPSFKESLRWGAEVYHSLKAVLKKQGLATGLGDEGGFAPDVAGTKAALDLILSAIEATGLKPGADVALALDVAATEFFTAGTGYSFEKETRTAEQMSEFYAGLIDSYPLVSIEDPLSEDDWDGWVALTTAIGDRVQLVGDDLFVTNPERLEDGIEKGAANALLVKVNQIGTLTETLDAVALAHNSGYRTMMSHRSGETEDTTIADLAVAVGSGQIKTGAPARSERVAKYNQLLRIEETLGDAARYAGDLAFPRFSVEAGVK is encoded by the coding sequence GTGCCCATCATCGAGCAGGTCGGAGCCCGCGAGATCCTCGACTCCCGCGGCAACCCGACGGTCGAGGTCGAAGTGGCCCTGCTGGACGGCACGTTCGCCCGTGCCGCGGTGCCGTCGGGCGCGTCGACCGGTGAACACGAGGCCGTGGAACTGCGCGACGGCGGTTCCCGCTACGGCGGCAAGGGCGTCGAGAAGGCGGTGCAGGCGGTGCTCGACGAGATCGCGCCCGCCGTCATCGGACTGTCCGCCGACGACCAGCGACTCGTCGACCAGGCGCTGGTCGACCTCGACGGCACGCCGGACAAGTCCCGCCTCGGCGCCAACGCGATGCTGGGGGTGTCGCTCGCGGTGGCCAAGGGCGCGGCGGAGTCGGCCGGGCTACCGCTGTTCCGCTACGTCGGCGGACCCAACGCGCACATCCTGCCGGTGCCGATGATGAACATCCTCAACGGTGGCGCGCACGCCGACACCGGCGTCGATGTCCAGGAGTTCATGGTCGCGCCGATCGGTGCACCCAGCTTCAAGGAATCGCTGCGCTGGGGCGCCGAGGTGTACCACTCGCTGAAGGCGGTGCTCAAGAAGCAGGGCCTGGCCACAGGTCTCGGCGACGAGGGTGGGTTCGCGCCCGACGTCGCGGGCACCAAGGCGGCGCTGGACCTGATCCTGAGCGCCATCGAGGCGACGGGCCTGAAGCCCGGCGCGGATGTGGCGCTCGCACTTGATGTTGCGGCTACCGAATTCTTCACCGCCGGAACGGGTTACAGCTTCGAGAAGGAGACCCGCACCGCCGAGCAGATGTCGGAGTTCTACGCCGGACTGATCGACTCCTATCCGCTGGTGTCGATCGAGGACCCGCTGTCCGAGGACGACTGGGACGGCTGGGTGGCGCTGACCACCGCGATCGGTGATCGCGTCCAGTTGGTCGGCGACGACCTGTTCGTCACCAACCCCGAGCGACTCGAAGACGGCATCGAAAAGGGCGCCGCGAACGCGCTTCTGGTGAAGGTGAACCAGATCGGCACGCTGACCGAGACGCTGGACGCCGTCGCGCTGGCGCACAACAGCGGATACCGCACGATGATGAGCCACCGCAGCGGCGAGACCGAGGACACCACGATCGCCGACCTGGCCGTCGCGGTCGGCAGCGGCCAGATCAAGACCGGTGCCCCCGCCCGCAGCGAGCGGGTCGCCAAATACAACCAGTTGCTGCGCATCGAGGAGACGCTCGGCGACGCCGCGCGTTACGCAGGCGACTTGGCGTTCCCGCGCTTCTCGGTAGAGGCAGGGGTCAAATAA
- a CDS encoding DUF501 domain-containing protein: MADAPHGVSPAPAPPPPLEAVARQLGREPRGVLEIAYRCPNGEPGVVKTAPRLPDGTPFPTLYYLTHPVLTAAASRLESSGMMREMTQRLQQNPLLADAYRRAHESYLAERDAIEPLGTTFSGGGMPDRVKCLHVVIAHSLAKGPGVNPFGDEALAVLATEPGMAGILEKETWT, from the coding sequence ATCGCCGATGCGCCGCACGGGGTTTCACCTGCACCGGCCCCTCCGCCCCCGCTCGAGGCCGTCGCGCGGCAACTCGGCCGCGAGCCCCGCGGCGTGCTCGAGATCGCCTACCGGTGCCCCAACGGCGAGCCCGGCGTGGTGAAGACCGCGCCGAGACTGCCTGACGGCACGCCGTTTCCGACGCTGTACTACCTGACGCACCCGGTGCTGACCGCCGCGGCCAGCCGACTCGAATCGTCGGGCATGATGCGGGAGATGACACAACGGCTGCAACAGAATCCGCTGCTGGCGGACGCGTACCGCAGGGCACACGAGTCGTATCTGGCGGAGCGTGACGCCATCGAACCGCTCGGCACGACGTTCTCCGGTGGCGGCATGCCGGACCGGGTCAAGTGTCTGCATGTGGTGATCGCGCATTCGCTCGCAAAAGGCCCCGGCGTGAATCCGTTCGGCGACGAGGCCCTGGCGGTGTTGGCCACCGAACCGGGCATGGCGGGCATCCTGGAGAAGGAGACGTGGACGTGA
- a CDS encoding Ppx/GppA phosphatase family protein: MSSRVAAIDCGTNSIRLLIADKTDGRLADVHREMRIVRLGQGVDATGQFAPEALARTKAALVDYAELLRRFDVPKVRMVATSAARDVANRDEFFAMTADVLGTAVPGAVAEVITGTEEAALSFHGAVGELDSDSAPFVVVDLGGGSTEVVLGSCDVEASYSADIGCVRLTERCLHSDPPTATEIAAAREVVRETMGEALRAVPVERARTWVGVAGTMTTLSALAQRMTSYDSEAIHLSRVKFSDLLPVCDELIAMTRKQRAALGPMHEGRVDVIGGGAIIVEELAAALGARAGIDELVVSEHDILDGIALSIA, from the coding sequence GTGAGTTCCCGGGTGGCGGCGATCGACTGCGGCACCAACTCGATCCGGTTGTTGATCGCCGACAAGACGGATGGCCGGCTGGCCGACGTGCACCGTGAGATGCGGATCGTGCGGCTCGGCCAAGGGGTAGACGCCACAGGACAATTCGCGCCGGAAGCGCTGGCGCGGACCAAGGCGGCGCTGGTCGACTATGCCGAGTTGTTGCGCAGGTTCGATGTCCCGAAGGTGCGGATGGTCGCGACGTCGGCGGCCCGCGACGTCGCCAACCGCGACGAGTTCTTCGCGATGACAGCCGACGTGCTCGGCACCGCGGTCCCCGGCGCCGTCGCGGAGGTGATCACCGGCACCGAGGAGGCCGCGTTGTCCTTCCACGGCGCGGTCGGCGAATTGGATTCGGACTCAGCGCCGTTCGTGGTGGTCGACCTCGGCGGCGGCTCGACCGAAGTGGTGCTCGGCTCCTGCGACGTCGAGGCCAGCTACTCGGCCGACATCGGCTGTGTGCGACTGACGGAGCGATGCCTGCACTCCGATCCGCCCACCGCCACCGAGATCGCCGCCGCGCGTGAGGTGGTCCGCGAGACCATGGGCGAGGCGTTGCGCGCGGTGCCTGTCGAGCGGGCCCGCACCTGGGTCGGTGTGGCAGGCACCATGACGACGCTGTCGGCGCTGGCGCAGCGGATGACGAGTTACGACTCCGAGGCGATCCACTTGTCCCGGGTCAAATTCAGCGACCTGCTGCCGGTGTGCGACGAGTTGATCGCGATGACGCGGAAACAGCGCGCGGCGCTAGGCCCCATGCACGAGGGCCGCGTCGACGTGATCGGCGGCGGCGCGATCATCGTCGAGGAACTCGCCGCCGCGTTGGGCGCCAGGGCCGGCATCGACGAACTGGTGGTCAGCGAGCACGACATCCTCGACGGCATCGCGCTGTCGATCGCCTAG
- a CDS encoding pyridoxamine 5'-phosphate oxidase family protein, translating into MPKGLELDELNRRQCLDLLQEVRVGRLVFTEDGLPAVQPVNFRLWHDDVVIRVAGGGKLAAAAENQMVAFEADELDPDLRTGWSVVVVGHAQEITGVDELVEVAGTFVQPWVDGKRDHFLRIKSEKMTGRRFRERGVPHYVGTAAG; encoded by the coding sequence ATGCCCAAGGGACTAGAGCTGGACGAGCTGAACCGCAGGCAGTGCCTGGATCTGCTGCAGGAAGTTCGGGTCGGCAGGCTGGTGTTCACCGAGGACGGACTGCCCGCGGTGCAGCCGGTGAACTTCCGGTTGTGGCACGACGACGTGGTGATCCGCGTCGCGGGCGGCGGGAAACTCGCCGCGGCCGCCGAGAACCAGATGGTGGCGTTCGAAGCCGACGAACTGGATCCCGACCTGCGCACCGGGTGGAGTGTCGTTGTCGTCGGGCACGCGCAGGAGATCACCGGGGTCGACGAATTGGTGGAAGTGGCGGGAACTTTCGTACAGCCGTGGGTGGACGGCAAACGCGACCACTTCCTGCGCATCAAGTCGGAGAAGATGACCGGGCGCCGATTCCGCGAACGCGGCGTGCCGCACTATGTGGGGACGGCGGCGGGCTAG
- a CDS encoding wax ester/triacylglycerol synthase family O-acyltransferase has product MEQLTTLDAGFLQAEDSDRHVSLAIGAVAVLAGPMPDFDRLAANLAERITAVPRFRQILRTQPLDLGAPRFQDCRVDVSHHVRRAALPRPGDDAALCRWVAQVMERRLDRDRPLWECWVVDGLAHNRWAILMKIHHCMADGIAATHMLARLCDDGGTFPTEIRAAEPARRPGLSLNPFDWVTGMLRAAQGAVEIAGGLLRPSASSLTGPVTDMRRYACAEVSMEDVTRVCERFSVTVNDVALAAITDSFRTMLMRRGQRPQYNSLRTLVPVSVRSDDAADETDNRVSVMLPYLPVDKADPIQQLQTVHRRMARAKAGGQRQAGNIFLAAANAIPFPVTAWAVRALTRLPQRGVVTLATNVPGPRKRLRLMGREVLRLLPIPPLALHLQTGIAIMSYADHLVFGVIGDYDAAPDIDELANGIETAVARLTALSAGHWRSTPVGTLALVQGG; this is encoded by the coding sequence ATGGAGCAGTTGACAACGCTCGACGCCGGGTTCCTGCAGGCCGAGGATTCCGACCGTCACGTCAGCCTGGCCATCGGCGCCGTGGCTGTTCTCGCGGGTCCGATGCCCGATTTCGACAGGCTGGCCGCGAACCTGGCCGAGCGCATCACAGCGGTGCCGCGCTTTCGGCAGATTCTGCGCACCCAGCCGCTGGATCTCGGCGCTCCGCGGTTCCAGGACTGTCGGGTCGACGTCTCCCACCATGTGCGGCGCGCCGCGCTGCCCCGCCCCGGCGACGACGCCGCGCTGTGCCGGTGGGTCGCGCAGGTGATGGAGCGGCGCCTGGACCGCGACCGCCCGCTCTGGGAATGCTGGGTCGTCGACGGGCTGGCCCACAACCGGTGGGCGATCCTGATGAAGATCCACCACTGCATGGCCGACGGCATCGCGGCCACTCACATGCTGGCCCGGCTCTGCGACGACGGTGGCACCTTCCCGACGGAGATCCGCGCTGCCGAGCCGGCGCGGCGGCCGGGGCTGAGCCTCAATCCGTTCGACTGGGTAACCGGCATGCTGCGCGCCGCACAAGGCGCGGTCGAGATCGCGGGCGGATTGCTGCGCCCGTCCGCGTCGTCGCTGACGGGCCCCGTCACCGATATGCGCCGCTACGCCTGCGCCGAGGTGTCGATGGAAGACGTGACGCGGGTGTGCGAGCGGTTCAGCGTCACGGTCAACGACGTTGCGCTGGCGGCGATCACCGACAGTTTCCGCACCATGCTGATGCGTCGCGGCCAGCGGCCGCAATACAATTCGCTGCGCACCCTGGTGCCGGTGTCTGTGCGGTCCGACGACGCGGCCGACGAAACCGACAACCGCGTGTCGGTCATGCTGCCGTATCTTCCCGTCGACAAGGCCGATCCGATCCAACAGTTGCAAACGGTCCACAGGCGGATGGCTCGGGCGAAGGCAGGCGGGCAACGTCAAGCCGGGAACATCTTCCTCGCCGCCGCCAACGCGATCCCGTTCCCGGTGACCGCATGGGCGGTGCGGGCGTTGACCCGACTGCCGCAACGCGGTGTCGTCACGCTTGCGACGAACGTGCCCGGCCCGCGCAAGCGGCTACGTCTGATGGGCCGAGAGGTGCTGCGGCTGTTGCCGATTCCGCCGCTGGCGCTGCATCTTCAGACGGGCATCGCGATCATGAGCTACGCCGACCATCTGGTGTTCGGTGTGATCGGCGACTACGATGCCGCACCGGACATCGACGAACTCGCGAACGGCATCGAGACAGCCGTCGCACGGTTGACCGCCCTGAGCGCGGGCCACTGGCGCTCCACCCCTGTCGGGACACTCGCGTTGGTACAAGGAGGTTGA
- the narJ gene encoding nitrate reductase molybdenum cofactor assembly chaperone translates to MRLRTKPDTLRDRLVWQCASLLLCYPDPARLGTVDDLLAHLDGDVADLLGHTVAALRTGDPMRIAAYYVETFDLRRQATMYLTYWTAGDTRNRGAAMLEFVAAYRAAGLEPPRAEAPDYLPVVLEFAATVDPVAGRRLLVAHRVSIDVLHGALIDAKSPYAHTVDAVRRTLPAATDDDVQRARLTATTGPPAEAVGLQPFTLTVPPRRG, encoded by the coding sequence ATGAGGCTGCGAACGAAGCCGGACACGTTGCGCGACAGGCTGGTGTGGCAGTGCGCGTCACTGCTGCTCTGCTATCCGGATCCCGCGCGACTCGGCACCGTCGACGACCTGCTCGCACACCTCGACGGCGACGTCGCCGATCTGCTGGGCCACACCGTCGCCGCCCTGCGCACCGGTGATCCGATGCGGATCGCCGCTTATTACGTCGAGACGTTCGATCTGCGACGGCAGGCCACGATGTACCTGACGTACTGGACGGCGGGGGACACCCGAAACCGCGGCGCCGCAATGCTGGAGTTCGTGGCCGCCTACCGGGCCGCCGGGCTCGAGCCGCCGCGCGCCGAGGCTCCCGACTACCTGCCGGTGGTTCTCGAGTTCGCCGCGACCGTCGATCCGGTGGCAGGTCGACGGCTGCTCGTCGCGCATCGGGTGTCGATCGACGTCCTGCACGGCGCGCTGATCGACGCCAAGTCGCCCTACGCGCACACCGTCGACGCGGTGCGCCGGACGCTGCCGGCCGCCACCGACGACGACGTACAGCGGGCACGGTTGACGGCGACGACCGGCCCGCCGGCGGAAGCGGTTGGGCTGCAACCCTTCACGTTGACCGTGCCGCCACGGCGGGGGTGA
- the narH gene encoding nitrate reductase subunit beta — protein sequence MRVMAQMAMVMNLDKCIGCHTCSVTCKQAWTNRAGTEYVWFNNVETRPGQGYPRTYEDQDRWRGGWMRDRRGRLRLRDGGRLHKLTRIFSNPKLPSIDDYYEPWTYDYENLTRAPLSEQMPVAPPRSLISGEPMKISWSANWDDDLGGSPEIVPGDPVLQKVSEQVRLELEQTFMFYLPRICEHCLNPSCVASCPSGAMYKRTEDGIVLVDQDRCRGWRMCVSGCPYKKVYFNHKTGKAEKCTLCYPRIEVGLPTVCSETCVGRLRYLGLVLYDVDAVLAAASVADDTELYEAQRQILLDPTDPQVIAGARAEGISDEWIEAAQRSPVYALINTYRVALPLHPEFRTMPMVWYIPPLSPVVDAVSRDGHDGEDIGNLFGALEALRIPIEYLAGLFTAGDTEAVQNVLRRLAAMRSYMRDVNLGRETQPHIAESVGMTEEQIYQMYRLLALAKYEERYVIPTAYAVEGEQPEEAGCSLSFDGGPGMYESGPFGEASGGPVPIAVETFHALKQRQTTDGMAANADHPSRVNLLNWDGRGVPAGLFPSGRPPR from the coding sequence ATGCGGGTGATGGCACAGATGGCGATGGTGATGAACCTCGACAAGTGCATCGGCTGTCACACCTGTTCGGTGACATGCAAACAGGCGTGGACCAATCGGGCGGGCACCGAGTACGTGTGGTTCAACAACGTGGAAACCCGTCCAGGACAAGGCTATCCGCGAACCTACGAGGACCAGGACCGCTGGCGCGGCGGCTGGATGCGCGACCGTAGGGGTCGGCTGCGGCTGCGTGACGGTGGCCGTCTGCACAAGCTGACCCGCATCTTTTCCAACCCGAAACTGCCCAGCATCGACGACTACTACGAGCCGTGGACGTATGACTACGAGAACCTGACCAGGGCGCCGCTCAGTGAGCAGATGCCGGTCGCGCCGCCGCGCAGCCTGATCAGCGGCGAACCGATGAAGATCTCGTGGTCGGCGAACTGGGACGACGATCTTGGCGGCTCGCCGGAGATCGTGCCGGGAGATCCTGTCCTGCAGAAGGTCAGTGAGCAGGTCCGGCTCGAACTCGAGCAGACGTTCATGTTCTATCTGCCGCGCATCTGCGAGCACTGCCTGAACCCGTCCTGCGTGGCGTCGTGCCCGTCGGGCGCGATGTACAAGCGGACCGAGGACGGCATCGTGCTCGTGGACCAGGACCGCTGCCGCGGCTGGCGGATGTGCGTGTCCGGATGCCCGTACAAGAAGGTGTATTTCAACCACAAGACCGGCAAGGCCGAGAAGTGCACGCTGTGCTATCCCCGCATCGAGGTCGGCCTGCCGACGGTGTGTTCGGAAACGTGTGTGGGCCGGTTGCGCTACCTCGGTCTGGTGCTCTACGACGTCGACGCGGTGCTGGCGGCGGCGTCGGTGGCCGACGACACCGAACTCTACGAGGCGCAGCGGCAGATCCTGCTCGACCCGACCGATCCTCAAGTGATCGCCGGGGCCCGCGCCGAGGGCATCTCCGACGAGTGGATCGAGGCCGCGCAGCGCTCGCCGGTGTATGCGCTGATCAACACGTATCGCGTTGCGCTGCCGTTGCATCCGGAGTTCCGGACGATGCCGATGGTCTGGTACATCCCACCGCTGTCGCCTGTCGTCGACGCGGTCAGCAGGGACGGACACGACGGCGAGGACATCGGGAACCTGTTCGGTGCGCTGGAGGCGCTGCGCATCCCGATCGAGTATCTGGCCGGGCTGTTCACCGCAGGCGACACCGAGGCGGTGCAGAACGTGTTGCGCAGGCTGGCAGCGATGCGCTCGTACATGCGCGACGTGAACCTGGGCCGCGAAACCCAGCCGCACATCGCCGAGTCGGTCGGCATGACCGAGGAGCAGATCTACCAGATGTACCGGCTGCTCGCATTGGCCAAATACGAAGAGCGGTACGTGATTCCGACCGCGTATGCCGTCGAAGGGGAACAGCCAGAAGAGGCAGGCTGCTCGTTGTCATTCGACGGTGGACCCGGGATGTACGAGTCGGGTCCCTTCGGTGAGGCCAGCGGCGGGCCGGTACCCATCGCCGTCGAGACCTTCCACGCGCTGAAGCAGAGGCAGACCACCGACGGCATGGCGGCCAACGCCGACCACCCGTCGCGGGTCAACCTGCTCAACTGGGACGGCCGCGGCGTGCCCGCGGGGCTGTTCCCGTCCGGGAGGCCACCACGATGA